A genomic window from Cupriavidus metallidurans CH34 includes:
- a CDS encoding Lrp/AsnC family transcriptional regulator gives MNHADLDPFDLALLAALQADGRSTHQQLAERVHLSPSQVGRRLARLEADGVITGYRVNLSPQALGLGVLVFISVKLAHHGDTIIERFAEEILLLEEVQECYSVAGEADYLIRVVVADLPTLAEFTMKRLMRVPGVESIRSNIVLTALKREGPLPLSHLR, from the coding sequence ATGAACCACGCCGACCTGGACCCCTTCGACCTGGCCTTGCTGGCGGCGCTGCAAGCCGATGGCAGATCCACCCATCAGCAACTGGCCGAGCGCGTGCACCTGTCGCCGAGCCAGGTCGGCCGGCGTCTGGCGCGGCTCGAAGCCGACGGGGTGATCACTGGCTATCGCGTAAACCTGTCGCCACAAGCCCTGGGCCTGGGGGTGCTGGTCTTCATCAGCGTCAAGCTGGCGCACCATGGCGACACGATCATCGAGCGCTTCGCCGAGGAAATCCTGCTGCTGGAGGAAGTGCAGGAGTGTTACTCGGTGGCGGGCGAGGCCGATTACCTGATCCGCGTAGTGGTGGCGGATCTGCCCACGCTGGCCGAATTCACGATGAAACGCCTGATGCGCGTACCCGGTGTGGAGAGCATCCGGTCGAACATTGTGCTGACCGCGCTCAAACGCGAAGGACCGCTGCCACTTTCACATTTGCGCTGA
- the phhA gene encoding phenylalanine 4-monooxygenase gives MIATAAPQEIDTAFAGTMTAKLKEQFDEGLLSGQELRPDFTIAQPVHRYTDTDHAIWRKLYDRQASMLQGRVCDEFLQGLATLGMERNRVPEFDQLNETLMRATGWQVVAVPGLVPDEVFFDHLANRRFPASWWMRKPEQLDYLQEPDCFHDVFGHVPLLINPIFADYMEAYGKGGLKAAKLGALDMLARLYWYTVEFGLIRTPAGLRIFGAGILSSQGESIYSLDSASPNRIGFDLHRIMRTRYRIDTFQKTYFVIDSFEQLFDATRPDFTALYPELRTLPTLGAGDIVEGDRVINVGTREGWADSEDI, from the coding sequence ATGATCGCCACGGCCGCCCCGCAGGAAATCGACACCGCCTTTGCCGGCACGATGACCGCCAAGCTCAAGGAACAGTTCGACGAGGGCCTGCTATCGGGCCAGGAACTGCGCCCGGACTTCACCATCGCCCAGCCGGTGCACCGCTATACGGATACCGACCATGCGATCTGGCGCAAGCTGTACGACCGCCAGGCTTCGATGCTCCAGGGCCGCGTGTGCGACGAATTTCTCCAGGGACTGGCCACGCTGGGCATGGAACGCAACCGCGTGCCCGAATTCGACCAGCTCAACGAAACGCTGATGCGCGCCACCGGCTGGCAGGTCGTGGCCGTGCCGGGCCTGGTGCCGGACGAGGTGTTCTTCGACCACCTGGCCAACCGCCGCTTCCCGGCAAGCTGGTGGATGCGCAAGCCGGAGCAGCTTGATTACCTGCAGGAACCGGACTGCTTCCACGACGTGTTCGGCCACGTGCCGCTGCTGATCAACCCGATCTTCGCCGACTACATGGAGGCGTACGGCAAGGGCGGCCTCAAGGCGGCCAAGCTCGGCGCGCTCGACATGCTGGCGCGCCTGTACTGGTACACCGTGGAATTTGGGCTGATCCGCACGCCCGCGGGCCTGCGCATCTTCGGCGCCGGCATCCTGTCCAGCCAGGGCGAGTCGATCTACAGCCTGGATTCGGCCAGCCCGAACCGGATCGGTTTCGACCTGCACCGGATCATGCGCACGCGCTACCGCATCGACACGTTCCAGAAGACCTACTTCGTGATCGACAGCTTTGAACAGCTGTTCGACGCCACCCGCCCCGATTTCACCGCGCTGTACCCGGAACTGCGCACCCTGCCGACGCTGGGCGCCGGCGATATTGTCGAGGGCGATCGCGTGATCAACGTTGGCACCCGCGAAGGCTGGGCCGACAGCGAGGACATCTGA
- a CDS encoding 4a-hydroxytetrahydrobiopterin dehydratase: MTPLSQEARASLLAGLPGWTPVQDRDAIQKSFRFADFNAAFGFMTRVALQADKVDHHPEWFNVYNRVDITLSTHDANGLTQRDIDLATFIEKAAAGLAR; this comes from the coding sequence ATGACTCCTCTCTCCCAAGAGGCCCGCGCGAGCCTGCTCGCCGGCCTGCCTGGCTGGACCCCGGTCCAGGACCGTGACGCCATCCAGAAATCGTTCCGTTTCGCCGATTTCAACGCGGCGTTCGGCTTCATGACGCGCGTCGCGCTGCAAGCCGACAAGGTGGACCATCACCCCGAGTGGTTCAACGTGTACAACCGCGTGGACATCACACTGTCCACCCACGATGCCAACGGGCTGACCCAGCGCGACATCGACCTGGCCACGTTCATCGAGAAAGCCGCCGCCGGTCTGGCGCGCTAA
- a CDS encoding response regulator transcription factor, which yields MRILLIEDDRQIASGVEAGLSRAGHQVRVVHDGVYATDHLLREQHDLVILDLGLPGIDGMTLLARYRARNRTTPVIILTARDELEDKLSGLNAGADDYLVKPFALPELEARVRVLLRRSQHGEAAPERDVRLGRLRLSGNDRRMFVDGRPLELSPREFAVLELLLQRQGRVVSKAQLQDHLATFAHPAGEGGDTVGDTAIEVYVHRVRKKLEDGDVEIVTVRGFGYLLQIRAGH from the coding sequence ATGCGTATCCTGCTGATCGAGGACGACCGTCAAATCGCCAGCGGCGTGGAGGCCGGTTTGTCCCGCGCCGGCCATCAGGTACGCGTGGTGCACGACGGTGTCTACGCCACCGACCATCTGCTGCGCGAGCAGCACGATCTCGTCATCCTCGACCTGGGCCTGCCCGGCATCGACGGCATGACGCTGCTGGCCCGCTACCGCGCCCGTAACCGCACCACCCCCGTCATCATCCTGACCGCCCGGGATGAACTCGAGGACAAGCTTTCCGGCCTGAACGCCGGCGCCGACGACTATCTGGTCAAGCCCTTCGCACTGCCCGAGCTGGAAGCACGCGTGCGTGTGCTGCTGCGCCGCAGCCAGCACGGCGAGGCCGCGCCGGAGCGCGATGTGCGCCTGGGCAGGCTCCGCCTGTCCGGCAACGACCGCCGCATGTTCGTCGATGGCCGCCCGCTGGAACTGTCGCCCCGCGAATTCGCCGTGCTCGAACTGCTGCTGCAGCGGCAGGGCCGCGTGGTCAGCAAGGCACAATTGCAGGACCATCTGGCCACGTTCGCGCACCCGGCCGGTGAAGGCGGCGACACCGTGGGCGACACCGCCATCGAGGTCTACGTGCACCGCGTCCGCAAGAAGCTCGAAGATGGCGACGTCGAGATCGTCACCGTGCGCGGCTTCGGATACCTGCTCCAGATTCGTGCCGGCCACTGA
- a CDS encoding sensor histidine kinase — protein sequence MWPRSSSSSAQAGDTPATTATGKRLRGGGNPKPTSNPSLRVHLLRALATPLFALVLTSGSLSYWLAAHYTTQVFDRALYGVANNIAQQIRIAGPRLEQDIPMIAQTLVEAEGSDRIYWRIHGPDGLIGGMDTWLGYGTGQTTLHDARLFYAWFSGRQVRAVRLPVNLPPPSPDEAGTGGETSTMRGPIVIEVAELLDRRETAANEILLSVSVPLILLLLVGSLILSHVLKEELVPLQILTDRLNRQTARSLAALDESQMPAEVEPLIRALNALLSRLRDALDAQRKFIADAAHQLRTPLTAVKLHADRAVDADSLEVARQALREVQTAADRAVRLSNQLLSLARAEPGLSLERLGPVEHFDLAEMAFEIGAEWVPQALARRVDLGFEVLPGPTFTGGAPAVVRGNRLLMREALSNLIDNAVKYVPAGGRITVRAGGETLGHRGMAVVMIEDNGPGIPATRREEVFKRFFRGDHTPGAQPAQAAPSGAGLGLAIVHEIVTLHQGTIRIEDVPAPAGSRAALAVGSEKIDEESGEAMGEQPERPPTMRFVIRIPCEAPGTAA from the coding sequence ATGTGGCCGCGCTCGTCTTCCTCCTCGGCGCAAGCCGGTGACACGCCCGCAACGACCGCGACCGGCAAACGCCTGCGCGGCGGCGGCAATCCCAAACCGACGTCGAACCCGAGCCTGCGCGTTCACCTGCTGCGCGCGCTGGCCACGCCGCTGTTCGCCCTCGTTCTGACCAGCGGTTCGCTGTCGTACTGGCTGGCGGCCCACTACACCACTCAGGTATTCGACCGCGCGCTGTATGGCGTGGCGAACAACATCGCCCAGCAGATCCGCATCGCCGGCCCACGCCTGGAGCAGGACATCCCGATGATCGCCCAGACCCTGGTGGAAGCCGAAGGCTCCGACCGGATCTACTGGCGCATCCACGGGCCCGACGGGCTGATCGGTGGGATGGATACCTGGCTCGGCTACGGCACGGGCCAGACCACGCTGCATGACGCCCGGCTGTTCTATGCCTGGTTCAGCGGTCGGCAGGTGCGCGCGGTACGGCTGCCGGTCAACCTGCCGCCGCCCAGCCCCGATGAAGCGGGTACAGGCGGTGAGACCAGCACGATGCGCGGGCCGATCGTCATCGAAGTGGCCGAACTCCTCGACCGGCGGGAAACTGCAGCCAACGAGATCCTGCTGTCGGTGTCGGTGCCGCTGATCCTGCTGCTGTTGGTAGGTAGCCTGATCCTGTCGCACGTGCTCAAGGAAGAGCTCGTGCCGCTGCAGATCCTGACCGACAGGCTCAACCGCCAGACCGCGCGCTCGCTGGCGGCGCTGGACGAATCCCAGATGCCCGCCGAAGTCGAACCGCTGATTCGCGCGCTGAACGCGTTGCTCTCCCGGCTGCGCGACGCGCTCGACGCCCAGCGCAAGTTCATCGCCGATGCCGCCCACCAGCTCCGCACCCCGCTGACCGCCGTCAAGCTCCATGCCGACCGCGCGGTGGATGCTGATTCGCTCGAAGTGGCCCGCCAGGCCCTGCGGGAGGTACAGACCGCTGCGGATCGCGCCGTGCGCCTGTCTAACCAGTTGCTGTCGCTGGCCCGCGCCGAACCAGGGTTGTCGCTCGAACGGCTGGGACCGGTCGAGCATTTCGATCTGGCCGAGATGGCCTTCGAGATCGGTGCCGAATGGGTGCCGCAGGCGCTGGCAAGGCGTGTGGATCTTGGATTCGAGGTGCTGCCCGGCCCCACCTTCACCGGCGGCGCGCCGGCCGTGGTGCGTGGCAACCGTCTGCTGATGCGCGAGGCGCTGTCGAACCTGATCGACAACGCGGTGAAGTATGTGCCTGCCGGCGGGCGGATCACGGTGCGCGCCGGCGGCGAGACTTTGGGTCATCGCGGCATGGCCGTGGTGATGATCGAAGACAACGGGCCCGGCATTCCTGCGACACGCCGCGAGGAAGTGTTCAAGCGCTTCTTCCGTGGCGATCACACGCCGGGCGCGCAGCCGGCCCAGGCCGCGCCGAGCGGCGCTGGCCTTGGGCTGGCCATCGTGCATGAAATCGTGACCCTGCACCAGGGCACGATCCGCATCGAGGATGTGCCGGCGCCTGCCGGGTCGCGGGCGGCACTGGCAGTCGGATCCGAAAAGATCGATGAGGAGAGCGGCGAGGCAATGGGCGAGCAGCCGGAGCGCCCGCCGACCATGCGTTTCGTGATCCGGATTCCGTGCGAAGCCCCCGGCACCGCAGCCTGA
- a CDS encoding SET domain-containing protein — translation MSDKGTDTKDKEKKAGKKKTASDRIEVRQSGVHGKGVYAIGQIAEGERVIEYKGEHISWKEALKRHPHDPNDPNHTFYFSLDDGDVIDAKFGGNRARWINHACDPNCEAREKKGRVFIHALRDIEPGEELFYDYGLVIDARYTKKLKQEYECRCGSPKCRGTMLAPKDKK, via the coding sequence ATGTCGGACAAGGGCACGGACACCAAAGATAAAGAGAAGAAGGCGGGAAAGAAGAAGACCGCCAGTGATCGCATCGAGGTGCGCCAGTCGGGCGTGCATGGCAAGGGCGTCTACGCGATCGGCCAAATCGCCGAGGGTGAGCGCGTGATCGAGTACAAGGGCGAGCACATCTCCTGGAAGGAAGCGCTCAAGCGCCATCCGCACGATCCGAACGACCCGAATCACACTTTCTATTTCAGTCTGGACGACGGCGACGTGATCGACGCCAAGTTCGGCGGAAACCGCGCGCGCTGGATCAATCACGCCTGCGATCCGAACTGCGAGGCGCGCGAGAAGAAGGGGCGCGTGTTCATCCACGCACTGCGCGATATCGAGCCGGGCGAGGAACTGTTCTACGACTACGGTCTGGTGATCGACGCGCGCTACACAAAGAAGCTCAAGCAGGAATACGAGTGCCGCTGCGGCAGCCCCAAGTGCCGTGGCACGATGCTGGCGCCGAAGGACAAGAAGTAA
- a CDS encoding HU family DNA-binding protein, translating to MTKTELIDAIAAGVDGLTKAKAEQALNVTLGAIMDAVAKGETLSLIGFGTFSKGERGERMARNPRTGEEIKVEAAKTVKFKAGQKFKDAVNQ from the coding sequence ATGACGAAAACTGAACTGATCGACGCAATTGCAGCAGGCGTGGACGGTCTGACCAAGGCGAAGGCCGAGCAAGCCCTTAACGTGACCCTGGGCGCCATCATGGACGCCGTGGCCAAGGGTGAGACCCTGAGCCTGATCGGCTTCGGCACCTTCAGCAAGGGCGAACGTGGTGAGCGCATGGCGCGTAACCCGCGTACCGGTGAAGAGATCAAGGTGGAAGCTGCAAAGACCGTGAAGTTCAAGGCCGGTCAGAAGTTCAAGGACGCAGTCAACCAGTAA
- a CDS encoding DUF2272 domain-containing protein, which yields MLPRLLPRRFPQRYSQRFPHKAPQSSPQALAQRLTAAIALAVLCGCTTTPPRTARPQAVPFPDYQQVTTPPGATPRERIVDIAMQEWRKWGQQVVHIGRDDSACVTQSPLPAPMTAGPEKASDGGDVSSQASADTENDENGREADCVRFPDGTGMEATPRGCRMAQGYWGIVGEAPDCRQITQGAWAWSAVFISWVMRKAGLDNDQFLTGQSHSMYVVDARDGILPRPAFHIEPMPAVPRPGDVVCAARGRDKYISNVAEIGFGTTPMHCDIVVEVDPAARVVKAIGGNVQQSVSMDVIDMNDAGQLDGFTNSHMPWLLLMRNNLQ from the coding sequence ATGCTGCCCCGCTTGCTGCCGCGCAGATTTCCACAGCGTTATTCACAGCGCTTTCCACATAAGGCTCCACAGTCTTCTCCACAGGCGCTGGCGCAGAGACTGACGGCGGCAATTGCCCTTGCCGTGCTTTGCGGCTGTACCACGACGCCCCCGAGAACGGCTCGCCCGCAGGCCGTGCCGTTCCCCGACTATCAACAGGTGACCACGCCGCCTGGCGCTACGCCGCGCGAGCGCATTGTCGATATCGCCATGCAGGAATGGCGCAAATGGGGGCAGCAGGTCGTGCATATCGGGCGCGACGATAGCGCCTGCGTCACACAGAGTCCGCTGCCCGCTCCGATGACTGCCGGACCTGAAAAGGCATCGGACGGCGGTGACGTCAGCAGCCAGGCGTCTGCGGATACCGAAAATGACGAGAACGGCCGGGAAGCGGACTGCGTGCGCTTTCCCGATGGCACCGGTATGGAAGCCACGCCCCGGGGCTGCCGGATGGCACAGGGGTACTGGGGCATCGTCGGTGAGGCGCCGGATTGCCGTCAGATCACCCAGGGCGCCTGGGCGTGGTCGGCCGTGTTCATTTCGTGGGTGATGCGCAAGGCGGGACTCGACAATGACCAGTTCCTGACCGGCCAGTCACATTCGATGTATGTGGTGGACGCACGCGATGGCATCCTGCCCCGCCCTGCCTTCCATATCGAGCCGATGCCGGCAGTACCGAGACCAGGCGACGTCGTTTGCGCCGCCCGCGGGCGCGACAAGTACATCTCCAACGTGGCCGAGATCGGTTTCGGCACCACGCCGATGCATTGCGACATCGTGGTCGAAGTGGATCCCGCCGCGCGCGTGGTCAAGGCGATTGGCGGCAACGTCCAGCAGTCGGTGTCGATGGACGTGATCGACATGAACGATGCTGGCCAGCTCGACGGCTTCACGAACTCGCACATGCCGTGGCTGCTCCTGATGCGCAACAACCTGCAGTAG
- a CDS encoding aquaporin, whose amino-acid sequence MPDTTPTMRTPTTARRLVAEGLGTALLIAIVVGSGIRAERLAAGDTALALLCNALATGAGLVALLVSLGPVSGGHFNPVVTLSNLIQGNLSPREALGYVLAQLSGAVFGVMAAHAMFGLPLLAAATQARTGPPMWWSEFLATFGLIGLGLATSRHRPGLVPFVVAGYITAGYWFTSSTSFANPALTIACALTDTFTGIRAIDASMFILAQIFGSANAALLFQWLCPAPMAAASSPPAQRWQGRTELTSAD is encoded by the coding sequence ATGCCAGACACCACCCCCACGATGCGTACCCCGACGACCGCCCGCCGGCTCGTTGCCGAAGGACTGGGTACGGCCTTGCTGATTGCGATCGTAGTGGGGTCCGGCATTCGTGCCGAGCGGCTTGCCGCTGGAGATACCGCGCTCGCCCTGCTCTGCAACGCCCTGGCCACTGGTGCCGGGCTCGTAGCGCTGCTGGTGTCGCTTGGCCCCGTGTCAGGCGGTCATTTCAATCCGGTGGTCACTCTGTCGAACCTGATCCAGGGCAATCTGTCGCCGCGCGAAGCGCTTGGTTATGTGCTGGCGCAGTTGTCCGGCGCGGTGTTCGGCGTGATGGCCGCGCACGCCATGTTCGGTCTGCCGCTGCTGGCCGCGGCCACGCAGGCGCGCACCGGTCCGCCCATGTGGTGGAGCGAATTCCTGGCGACGTTCGGGCTGATCGGTCTGGGTCTGGCCACCAGCCGCCATCGGCCGGGACTCGTGCCATTTGTCGTGGCGGGCTATATCACGGCGGGATACTGGTTCACATCGTCCACGTCATTCGCCAATCCGGCGCTGACAATCGCCTGCGCGCTGACCGACACCTTCACAGGTATTCGTGCGATTGATGCTTCGATGTTTATTCTGGCGCAGATATTTGGTTCCGCGAATGCTGCGTTGCTGTTCCAGTGGCTCTGCCCTGCCCCCATGGCAGCGGCCTCAAGCCCGCCAGCCCAACGCTGGCAAGGCCGCACGGAGCTTACCAGCGCCGATTGA